The Malus domestica chromosome 10, GDT2T_hap1 genome contains a region encoding:
- the LOC108171916 gene encoding basic leucine zipper 25-like — protein MHSVFTADDSSDTFWALSSPAEMNRSTSEWAFEQFLDEFTTPAATPRQSVAEQFPVSSAASCSVASQSSTSKRDDVDEEVVEIKKPDRHRHRQLQPPQQLNHPPPAALDPAPTAPINSDQYREFLKI, from the coding sequence ATGCATTCAGTGTTCACCGCGGACGACTCCTCCGACACGTTTTGGGCTCTGTCGTCGCCGGCGGAGATGAACCGGAGCACGTCGGAGTGGGCCTTCGAGCAGTTCCTCGACGAGTTCACGACCccggccgccactcctcgccaATCGGTCGCCGAACAATTTCCCGTTTCGTCCGCCGCTTCCTGCTCCGTCGCGTCTCAGTCGTCGACGTCGAAGCGCGACGATGTGGACGAAGAGGTAGTTGAGATCAAGAAGCCCGATCGTCATCGCCATCGTCAACTGCAACCTCCTCAGCAGCTCAATCATCCTCCGCCGGCGGCGTTGGATCCAGCTCCTACGGCTCCGATTAACTCGGACCAGTACCGCGAATTTCTTAAGATATAG
- the LOC103446423 gene encoding uncharacterized protein produces MAPPSLLLGPPELKNSPKSDSSYPVDADYYGEATTVRPPMGFTENGAPTFVSSGNPCLDLFFHVVPDTPASYLNQQLPLAWSHDALTTLKLICNLRGVRGTGKSDKQNFYTAAIWLHNHHPKTLAGNLFSFAEFGYFKDLPEILYRLLEGPNVRAIQKSQWLERKSSVVGVLSRGRFKRTKTEKPKEPRVPKVKKLTGAERARLEKENVRASRKEKFLAMAKKAVERYQRDPDYQFLHERVSDLFAECLKSDIEHLNSDKQPKKISLAAKWCPSIDSSFDRATLICECIAKKVFSRESCIEYQELEEEHYAYRVRDRLRKEVLVPLRKALELPEVYMSATQWGLIPYNRVASVAMKLYKDKFLKHDRERFGKYLADVKAGKSTIAAGALLPHEIIASLNIDSYMVYRYMDSDDEDRVQDDGGCQVAELQWKRMVDDLLKQGKLRNSLAVCDVSGSMNGDPMDVSVALGLLLSELSADPWKGKVITFSASPKLHLIEGDDLRAKCAFMRDMDWGDNTNFQKVFDLLLEVAVKGNLKPEDMIKRVFVFSDMEFDESSATGNDWETDYEAIKRKFEERGYGNAVPQIVFWNLRHSEATPAPSNQPGVAFLSGFSKNLIKMFMDNDGEIRPDRIMEAAISGEEYQRLVLVD; encoded by the coding sequence ATGGCTCCTCCAAGTCTTCTTCTTGGTCCTCCGGAGCTCAAAAATTCCCCTAAATCCGATTCCAGCTATCCAGTTGACGCCGATTACTACGGCGAAGCCACCACCGTCAGACCCCCGATGGGCTTCACCGAGAACGGCGCACCCACCTTCGTCTCCTCAGGCAACCCCTGCCTCGATCTCTTCTTCCACGTCGTGCCCGACACCCCGGCATCCTACCTCAATCAACAGCTCCCGTTGGCTTGGTCCCACGACGCCCTAACCACCCTCAAACTAATCTGCAACCTCCGAGGCGTGCGCGGCACCGGAAAGTCTGACAAGCAGAACTTCTACACGGCTGCGATTTGGCTCCACAACCACCACCCCAAAACCCTAGCCGGCAATCTCTTCTCTTTCGCGGAGTTTGGGTACTTTAAGGACCTGCCGGAGATTCTTTACCGGCTTCTAGAAGGTCCGAACGTGAGGGCGATCCAGAAGAGCCAGTGGTTGGAGAGGAAGAGCAGCGTGGTGGGTGTACTGAGCAGGGGGAGGTTTAAGCGCACAAAGACCGAGAAGCCCAAGGAGCCTCGGGTACCGAAAGTGAAAAAATTGACCGGAGCGGAGAGGGCACGATTGGAAAAGGAGAATGTGAGGGCTTCGAGGAAGGAGAAGTTTCTGGCCATGGCGAAGAAGGCGGTTGAGAGGTACCAGCGCGACCCGGATTACCAATTCTTGCACGAAAGGGTTTCGGATCTCTTCGCGGAGTGCTTGAAATCCGACATTGAGCACTTGAATTCGGATAAACAGCCCAAGAAGATCAGCCTTGCCGCGAAGTGGTGCCCTTCAATTGACTCCTCGTTCGATCGGGCAACTCTTATCTGCGAATGCATCGCAAAGAAGGTTTTCTCGCGAGAATCTTGCATTGAGTATCAGGAATTGGAGGAGGAGCATTACGCGTACAGGGTTCGTGATAGGCTGAGAAAGGAGGTGTTGGTGCCCTTGAGGAAGGCGTTGGAGTTGCCGGAGGTTTATATGTCCGCCACTCAATGGGGGTTGATTCCCTACAATCGGGTGGCTTCCGTGGCCATGAAGCTTTACAAGGACAAGTTCTTGAAGCATGATCGCGAGCGGTTCGGAAAGTATTTGGCCGATGTGAAAGCTGGTAAGTCCACCATTGCGGCGGGTGCTCTGCTTCCGCACGAGATCATAGCCTCTCTGAATATTGATAGTTATATGGTGTATAGATACATGGATAGCGATGATGAGGATCGGGTTCAAGACGATGGGGGGTGTCAAGTGGCTGAGCTTCAGTGGAAGAGAATGGTGGATGACTTGTTGAAGCAGGGGAAGTTGAGGAATTCCTTGGCGGTTTGTGATGTCTCCGGAAGCATGAACGGAGACCCGATGGACGTGTCTGTAGCTTTGGGGCTTCTGTTGTCGGAATTGAGTGCAGATCCATGGAAAGGAAAGGTTATCACTTTCAGCGCGTCGCCTAAGCTGCATTTGATCGAAGGGGATGATCTCCGGGCCAAGTGTGCCTTCATGAGAGACATGGATTGGGGGGACAACACCAATTTCCAAAAGGTGTTTGATTTGCTTCTCGAGGTGGCTGTGAAGGGGAACTTGAAGCCGGAGGACATGATAAAAAGGGTGTTTGTGTTCAGCGACATGGAGTTCGATGAATCCTCGGCTACAGGGAACGATTGGGAGACCGATTACGAGgcaattaaaaggaagtttgaAGAGAGAGGTTATGGGAACGCGGTGCCACAGATAGTGTTTTGGAATCTGAGGCACTCGGAGGCTACGCCTGCGCCTTCGAACCAACCTGGGGTGGCATTCTTGAGCGGATTCTCCAAGAACTTGATCAAGATGTTCATGGATAATGATGGGGAAATCCGCCCGGATCGCATCATGGAAGCAGCCATCTCCGGTGAAGAGTATCAGAGATTGGTTCTGGTGGACTGA
- the LOC103446543 gene encoding allantoinase, giving the protein MVYGEAVVMPGLIDVHAHLDDPGRAEWEGFPSGIKAAAAGGITTLVDMPLNSEPSTVSRETLELKIKAAKSRIYVDVGFWGGLVPENAFNASALEDLLDAGVLGLKSFMCPSGINDFPMTNASHIKEGLSVLAKYRRPLLVHAEKAQELKSDLGVEGGSNDPRSYLTYLKTRPPSWEEAAIRDLLTLTKDTRIGGLAEGAHLHIVHLSDARSSLDLIKEAKSGGDGLTIETCPHYLAFSAEEIRDGDTRFKCSPPIRNAANKEKLWEALLDGHVDMLSSDHSPTVPELKLLNDGDFLRAWGGISSLKFVLPVTWSYGKKYGVTLQQLALWWSERPARLAGQKLKGAIAVGNHADIAVWDPDVEFDLDDEFPTHVKHPGISAYLGTKLSGRVAATFVRGNLVFKEGKHAPALCGIPILAN; this is encoded by the exons ATGGTTTATGGAGAGGCTGTTGTCATGCCTGGCTTGATTGATGT GCACGCACATCTCGATGATCCTGGAAGAGCTGAATGGGAAGGATTTCCATCAGGAATAAAAGCCGCTGCTGCTG GCGGGATAACAACATTGGTTGACATGCCTCTAAATAGTGAGCCATCAACCGTCTCTAGAGAGACCTTGGAACTCAAGATTAAGGCAGCGAAGAGCAGAATTTACGTTGATGTTG GTTTTTGGGGAGGTCTTGTTCCTGAAAATGCTTTCAACGCATCTGCTCTCGAGGATCTCTTAGATGCCGGTGTTCTTGGTCTAAAG TCTTTCATGTGTCCATCCGGGATTAACGACTTTCCTATGACAAATGCCAGTCACATTAAG GAGGGACTATCTGTACTAGCAAAATACAGAAGGCCTTTACTTGTACATGCAGAGAAAGCACAAGAGCTCAAAAGCGACTTGGGAGTTGAAGGTGGTAGTAACGATCCTCGTTCTTATTTGACATATCTCAAGACCAGGCCACCGTCTTG GGAAGAGGCAGCAATTAGGGATCTCTTGACCTTGACAAAGGACACGAGAATTGGTGGCCTGGCAGAAGGAGCTCATCTTCACATCGTTCACTTGTCAGACGCACGCTCTTCGTTAGATCTTATTAAG GAAGCGAAAAGTGGTGGTGATGGTCTAACTATTGAGACGTGCCCCCACTACTTAGCTTTCTCAGCAGAAGAGATTCGCGATGGAGATACACGTTTCAAGTGTTCTCCACCCATCCGCAATGCAGCCAACAAGGAAAAACTGTGGGAGGCTTTGTTG GACGGACATGTTGACATGCTAAGCTCTGATCACTCACCAACTGTGCCAGAACTTAAGCTTCTCAACGACGGAGACTTTTTGAGGGCTTGGGGTGGCATATCATCATTGAAG TTTGTTCTTCCTGTGACATGGTCATATGGCAAGAAATATGGAGTGACATTACAACAGTTAGCTTTATGGTGGAGCGAAAGGCCGGCCAGGCTTGCTGGACAAAAATTGAAG GGGGCAATTGCAGTCGGGAACCATGCTGATATCGCAGTATGGGATCCGGATGTGGAGTTTGACCTCGATGATGAATTTCCCACCCATGTTAAACATCCG GGCATTTCAGCATACTTGGGGACCAAGTTATCTGGAAGAGTTGCAGCCACATTTGTAAGAGGAAACCTTGTCTTCAAAGAGGGGAAACATGCTCCTGCACTCTGCGGCATTCCAATTCTGGCGAACTGA